Part of the Augochlora pura isolate Apur16 chromosome 10, APUR_v2.2.1, whole genome shotgun sequence genome, CCACCGTCCACCTTCTACCGTCCATCGTTCATCGTCCACCGTCCACTGTCCACCATCCATCGTCTGTCGTTCACCGTTCATCCTTCATCATTCATCGTTCACCATTCATCGTTAATCGTTAATGACCATCGTACATCCTCATCGTTAATCGTTCACCCTTCACCGTTCATCGTCCACCGTTCATCGTTCATAGATCATGATTCGTCGTTCACCGTTTATCATTTATCCTCTGTCATATCCGGTCTTACGTCTCTCGGCTCTCGTCTCTCGTGTCCCATCTATCGTTTGTCGTCTATCGTCTCTCGTCAATCGTCAATCGTCTATCATTAGTCTATCTTGTCATATACGGTCTACGGTGATCGTAGTCGTGGTCGTGATCGTAGTCGCAGTGTTTGACGCTGTCGCGTGTACCAGTGACGACGGCACCAGCACCGGCACCTCTTGTCTCGCTCCGTTCCGGTTACGACCGTACCGATAACAATCAATGCTGCCTCTGTCATCGTCATGATCGTCATGCTTCATTCTGTTTTCATAAACGACCGTGTTCTATTTGCGAGTCGGCTCGGTAATTTCATTGCATTACGTTGATTTCAGTATGTCCGATGTCCCGTATCCGAtcggattttattttcagcgaGAAAGAGCAGCCGTTTTGCTTGCCGTTGTCACCGTCGTTTTTTGTTTCTCGTCGTTGAATTCGCCGTTAAATTGGTCGTTAAATACGTCGTTAAATTCCATATCGACATCGATATACCGATGTCACTCGCGTGTCACATGACGGGTACAACGTGATGCACACTATTTTCGGCTAGTTTTCGGGGAACGCGAGTACCGATTCTTTCTGGATAAGACTTCGACGAATCCCGAACAGAGCGAATTGCGGTCGATTCGACACTTTTCTCCACGCACTCCGACAAGGCACTTTGGACGAGTTACGATACGGTCGTAACGATTCGCTCGGCCTCCGTTCAGCGAAAACGCGGAAAAGCGTACGTGGCCCGTACGGctttctctcttattctctacCACCcctccttcctttttttggTCTTTTCCGACTCTGGACCAACAAACCTCTTTCCTTCCGGTTCGTCCTCTTTAGCATTCGGTCTAGTACGATACTCGGTTCGGGAGTTTCGTTGGTGCGATCGCTCGGGATCGGTGACGATTTGGTTTTGACGGAACGCGCGGACACTTACGATGACCGAATCGAAGCGATTGTGGCAGGCCAggactgctgctgctgctgctgctgctgctgctgacGAGCAAACGTTCACGGGACTCGCGAGCTTTCTCACTCGGCTATCATCCCGTACAAACCCCAAGATCTGCTCGACCGTGGAAGGCAGGCGGCAGGGCTGCTGGGAACGGGGGAGGAGGAATATTCCCTCTTCCGCCGGAGAAAGGGGAAACCAGTGGTCGGCCGGTGGGGGTAGACACCGATCTGAACCGGCGGGGGTGTGGAACCTGGAAGGGGATCCTGACCGgggaaaacgagagaaagagggaaactACCGGTGACGATGACGGTGACGCTGGGACGGCGGGTCGGCGAGGCGCCAGGGGCAAGACGATCAGCcaggggcggcggcggcaggaGGGAACAGTGCGAGAGGGTAGCTGGTGGGGCTCAAGGGGTCCGAAGAGAGCCGAATGGGGCCGAAGAGGTTCGAAGGGGCGAAAGCCGGGCAGATGTGCAGACGGGGGTAGTCAAagggaaacagagagagaaagagagagagagagaagaagggtGGGGGGACAGAGAATAGTCCTCGGTGTAAACCGAGACGCGATAGCAGGGGTAGGAACTCCCGTCACCGCCAGATATGGGTCACTCCGCGATCGATGCCGATACAGAGCCCTTTTACCGCTAGGGATCGCTCGACATTGCTTACGTCATTTCTACGCTGTCCTCGCGTTCTAACCTTAGatattctctttttctcttcgttcGTTTCACCCTCGACCTTTCTTCGAGCAAGTCCGAGCAATTCCTATCTGCTTTGTCAACGTCACCCAACAAATCAAGAAAACTAGAATTACAATCGATCGAAATGAAACATGCCGTATGGTGTACGATACACAACATACAACTGGCTGGAGAACAACCTGCACGGTACACCCTCCAAATCCAACGACAAGCGACTCGCGATGGTTCGCCTTCCAGCTACACAAGGATGTAGCTTTCACAAAAGACCAATCAATACACGCGAGACGATCCACCGATCTTTCCCTCTCCTTTCACCTTCCAACCATCTTCCTTTCTCTGGCTCTGACACCTCAGAACCCCTCCCCGCCGTACAACCGTATCGAAACTTGCTCCGATTGTCCCTCTTTTTCGTTCGCGTGCcttctcctttctttcttctattttcgcgcgttctctctctctctctttttctttctcccttctCTATCTCCCCTTTTCCacgctctccttctctctctctctctctctctctcgctctctctctctctctctctctcacacacacattctctctttcgttcttttcCTGGGTACCTGTCTTATAACTCGACTCGCCAACCCCTTGTCTCTTACCTCATCCCGCCTATCGCCTACAACTCAAAGTGCCCACATATATCAAATAGATGTATACGATGTACCTTCagtcttttttttcctcgatcACCACTTTACGGTTCCttcgttctctctttatttcttcattcgCTCTCCGAAAGTCTAACCCCCGATGTAACGATCACCGTCCAAAATATGTATGTAGTACGAACGACCAAGAGCCGCGATTAGAGCATGCGTAGTACCGCTAGCCTTGCGAAATAGCGTACGAGAAATGCTTGATTCGTCCAGTTCCTTTTTTTATCGCTCTCCCCACTTCCCTGCCCTCGCGATCCGCCGTAGTCATTTCGAAGCTgcattacaatttcattgtaaatagCAAGCGTTGCATCTACTTTGACACGAGTTACGTCGATACCACGTACAGTGTACCGACGTGTTCGTAGACGTTAGCACGCGTCGCGGTCTATGCACCTAGGACCCCCTTTCCGTTCGATATCAGTCATTCTATACTTTACGAGGTAAATCCGTTGCGCCATTCTTTGTCCAACGTTTTTACTGTCGGCCGTTGCGACCGCTTCGGGTCGATTAAAACGGATTTACCTAACTAGAAATTCGTCGGAAAAACGAGGAAACAAAATTCTGAAGCAAGGGTCGTGGGTCTTGGCGCAAGGTGTAACGAAACCCGCTCCTGTCCGAAGCGCAGGCGTTGCTGTGATCCCGTGACGTCACGCGTCTAAGGCACGGGCGTTATACGCTTATCAATGAACGTACGACGCCTACGGCAGATACCTGTTCTCTAGTGGCAAACACCCTCCCTTGCCTACTCTTCCATCCGCACCCCATACGTTTTGCCCCTAGTTATTCTCTCTCGcactcggtctctctctccctccctaaCCCTCGCCCTCCCTCATTCCCTGTatctctccccccccctcccccctctctctccacccTGTTTTTACCGTTCCAGTTTTTCAAACTGATCTGTATtctgtgaataaaatttataaatttcttcgttACGAGATTCTTTAACGCGACGTACCTCCTTTGCTCACCTCCTAAAGTCgtgttttgaaaatttataccaCCCCTATCCTTTggaataaacaatttgaatcGACTATTACAGTTGCGAACTCTTACTTTTCTATTCTCTGTATGATAGCGCAACCCACCTAACCATAGCGTGAATTAGtttagctttaatttgagcCTTCTTAAAAATACAAGATACATATCAACGGTAAAGTggtaaaacattatttttgtacCTGTATGAATTGTATTTACCGTCGAGCGTAATGCATTTTTCCTTGCAACACAATATGCAAATTCGGAGTAGTGTCACTTGCTACTCTCAAACTAGTAGTTAAACATAACCGACGTATACGCTCGCACACAAATCTAAGATCCCTAGGGATCTTATATTTGTGACATTGGCATACCCCTACTCCCTACATAACTTTCGACGCGTTACTTTGCGTATATTCCACAAACGCCTAACTCTACCCAAAATCTTTCGTCAATCCGTCCCACATCATTCCAATAGAAGCAGTTTATTTCGACAATCGGTGAAATCTAGAGACGCTCAAACGTTAAGCGAAAGACCGACGAATGAACTTTCCACTTATCCATTgagtcaataaaaaattaattattgactcATTATgcattactaatttattaataatatcaattggAAAATGTGTAACAAGGAAACTGCGCTCATCtacaatataatgataatacctaataacttataaaatttattattcaccgATAACTAATTGCTGCCAGCTCTACGACAAAAGTCAAACAATATAACACAAATGTGTACATAAGTTCGATATCGTTTGAGAATTTTGAGCTTGCTGTCCGTTCAGCGCCAATTGGAGTAGTGGCAAAGTATTCAAACTGACAGGTAGAACCGACTGTCGGTAATTTGATGAATAATTTGAGTGTTTTGTCACTATCtcaattggcgctgtacgaaCTCTAAACGGAGTTTCTTGTTTCTCCAAAAGAGGCACTATTGTCGCATTAATTTGAGTAAAATTAGGGGATGGTAAAATAAACCAAGAGCACAGAACTGATTAGTAAAATTTACTGCATCGATATTATGTGAAAAAACAGATATCGCTACATGTAACAGAGCTATTTTTACACTTTTAGGAACTAATTTGTGCCccgatttaatattacatcAATGTATGCACAATTTGTATCGTATGCCCATAGGAGTCatataaacattgaaatacaACTATATCAAAGATTCAATAGTAGTTTTGCctctttatataataaaatgttacaaaagGCAAGGCACTCGAATCGTATTTATGTCGACTTTGACTTCGACTAGGATCAATTAACACGACGACTGCGACCTCAACTACGACTACGACTATTGACTATGTACTCGGTTGATCGAGTAGCGTTCGCAACGGAGCAGGCAGAACAGAGGTTAGTTGGAATTGAAACAGGCGACGGAAAAAGGTGATCATAGTTTTACTTGTTCGTATTCATTGTAAATCACAAATGCAAGTACTTAGTGTACTCGccatatcaaatttatttgttttataaaacgaaTTAAGCTAGTTTAACATCGGCATTGTGCATCAACGCCAACGTTTCCGTCGCTCTTCTTTTCTGACTTCTTTCCCATATTATCGTTTATCACGGCTACATCACCATTGAAAAtctatcataatataatattctgatAGTTTTCTATCATGCTTCCATCGATCGCAGTCACTCTTCTTGTCATTGGAATAGCCTCTGCAGAGGACTGCAAAGGATGCGTCTCTTTGGACTCTTATTCTTTCAACAAGGTATCTTTGCTTTTGTTCATCTTTCTTTCAACAAAGATGCAAATGGTTTATGTGctttttgatttattcaatcaACATAATGAATTCGTTGCGTATTCTTTCTATTTCACGGTGGATAAGAAATTTGTTACCATTGTTTACAAGATGCCCAACTAATTTTCATACACATGCGTGCATACTTATGTATTTGTGCATGCACGTGTATACATAATCTTTAGGCTAACGTTAgatttatgatattaaaatgtagACCAGGTAcgaaaaacaatgtttttcgtaACAGTGATTTTAGCGATCAATTAACACAAATTattggagaaattatttcataatacaATTGGAACAAATCATTTCATAATAGACTTGAGATAaatagtatacatatgtataatcgACAATAGAAgattttaaagagaaataaaatataaaattcagtgtTTGTGCGATCACAGGTAATTCCAAAATTTAAAGCTGCGATAGTGAAGTTTGATGTGGCATTTCCGTACGGAGAAAAGCACGAAGAATATGGTCAAATAGCCGCTGCCACAAAAGATGCCAATGATCTTTTGGTAGCTGAAGTCAGAGTGAAGGATTATGGGAATAAAGACAACTCTGATCTCGCCGCTCGTTATAAAATCAAACCACAAGAATTCCCAGCGGTTTTACTCTTTCTCCAAGGGAAAACAGAGCCTATTCCCTTTGTCACGGACAAGGAAACTGAATTCAACGCGGATAATATCAAGAGATTCATTAAAACGAAGTCGACCGTGTACCTTGGTTTGCCAGGTTGCGTCGAACAATTAGATAGACTTGCGGAAGAATTTAAATCTgggggagaaaaagaaaggaaggtAACGTATTTCAATGATATACGACTTGTTACATTCTTAAAAAACCATTTGATGTTTTTGTAGGAGATATTGAATAAAGCGAAAGTCTTTGAAGAAACATTACCTGACACGCAACGCACAGCCGCCAAAGTTTACGTTAAAACTATGGAACGAATATTAGAAAAAGGAGATGTGTTTGTTCAAACTGAACAAACGAGAATAGAGGGTATCTTGAAGGGTAAACTATCGAATGAGAAAAAACGTTCTATGGAAGAGAGGCGCAATATCCTGCATTCATTTTTGCGCAGAGATGAATTGTGAGAAGATACGAAGTAATGTTGCGACACAATAAGATACGATACGACacgataaaatacaaaaatgacaTCACGAATTTTGTACGTGccgtaaatattaattactatactgCATTTTAGAGTTCGTTTTCAGCTCACTCGAAACATTCCATTACTTTAGTTCGTAATTATATTAgcataaaaaatttgaaaataataaaatatttcaaaataatataggaTTCATAAACACGCTAACAGAGCATATTCATAAATGATTACACTatgacattattttctacatttcgTACCAAATTACGGATAAGCGAAAGGAATTTAACAAGACTGTAATTGAATAATGATTCTTATTCTCCTCACTCGTGTAGTTGTTTTTCACACGTAAGTAGTTTTCCTTATCTTCAATTGACTTCAtgtttctttgaaattattctttgctttcttttcttttttaatagtataaatgttaaaactccgcttaataaaattattgctaaAAAGTTGTCCTACGTTACGTTCGATGCTCAAATATTTAAGCATATACATGCATGTTAATTATGCCGGAATGTGCATTTTTAATCAACCGCTCATCATTTTACCAAACCGCAACGATTCTTTATACTTCCTCTGTAGCTTTCACTTGTAATTCTTCGAATTCATTTGatactttttctatttcttgttcATTGTTtgctttttcaatttcgctATGTGGAACTTTTAAAGTTTCGTTTCCTGTCTGTTTTTTCCCTTCTTCTTCATTGTCGGTACTTTCACTGTAACTCACGTCGCTAGAAGTTCCGCTGTCATATATTTCGCATTCAGTACCTACTATCTTCTTTGCTTTCTCGAACGCTTCCTTCCACATGGATGCatcttttgtaaaaaataacgtcaattatatatcttattacAGTTATCCTTTAAGAACatgtaaatttataagaatagtAGTCATACTTTCCGCGTTTGCGAATCGTATCGCCAGCAGCTCTGGTTTTAACTGTTCATCTGCGTAATCTGCAAGTACGCTCCAAACCCATGCTCTGTCACTACCACAGTTCGGTTTCAATTCCATCCAAGGTGTGACAAAATGATTGGCACAGATTTTGTACGTTTTGTCTCTTCGCATTACAACTCGTACAGTATTTTTTATCTTATgccttaacaattttacttcCCCCGTTCCCCGTTCCTTCCACTCTGCAGGGTTATTGGATGAATCATAGCGGTATAATTTTGCCCtcctacaaataaaatattttcgatacaTACTACAACTATATTAAAGAGAGACATTAATCATTTCCTTTGAATAATTCGACtttacattttaatcaattcAACCTCATCCTCTTCGTTATTAGACACTTCTATTAAAGGTAAAGTGATTATTGGGTCAAAATCTATGTCATTGTCGTTACCATCTTCTTCGTTGTCCTGAGTTTCAGAATTATCGCCTTCCGTTTCAACATGGTCCCCATTCaactgtaaaataatgtaaattcaAAGGCTGATGCGCCGGTTTCAACGATATTTTACCAACAAGAAATACTTGAATTCTCGTTACAAGTTAGCAAAATACTTATCGGAATGATTAAAGTATGCGTTGGAACGTGTCACTGTTTTCTCTGATGCTTAACAAAGGTGAAATACACATTATAATAGACAAAGCAAATACGATTTCAAACTACAATCGTGCTTTGTTTTCATAGGAACGCGGGGATATAACCTACAGCatcgttttaaaatttctaaataaacaataataactgTTTCCCTTTAACGCCTGATATAAGGTTAATATTCAGATACGGAGGAAAATGTATTTACCATGTTTTCTGGCATCTTTTATCAGTTTCACAAAAGAAATTCTTCGTTCAATTAACGGATACCGCCAACTCCAGTCTATTTGATAGCAAATCGAGATATCGTACGATTTTGGACTTCACCGCATTCATGGTACatgtacataaaatacatgtaCGTGTGTGTCTGTGTACAGTTGCTCGTAAAAGTGATTGAACGCATGTATTTGCAATagcatagaaaatattgtacatataaacTCAAagcatttcaaataataaaaatatgtatatgtacttATAATAAGGGGATATATAGCCCTAAAATCATATTGATCAAACCAGAAAATATGTAATCTGTGAATATGTAGAGTGTATTTATAATGGTAATTGCTTCAGTAAATGCACACACTGTAAGTAATTCTTAAACATATTTGAATGAGCGTAAAAAAAAGTAcgcgttattaatattacataagcTATAGTTTTATAGCAATGTTTTAAACGATTCAGATTAAAAGttacaaattttgtaacaaagaTCTCGCTTGattgttcgaatacttttgcgAGCGACTGTAAGTTTCAAATAGTAACTTTTAGCATATGTATCATCAATTCTTATTGGGTAATAGAGCAAATTTTACTGAAACACAACGTACAcatctataaattaaataggcAAACTTTATGGGTTTACTTGTGTG contains:
- the Wbl gene encoding endoplasmic reticulum protein 29-like protein wbl, producing the protein MLPSIAVTLLVIGIASAEDCKGCVSLDSYSFNKVIPKFKAAIVKFDVAFPYGEKHEEYGQIAAATKDANDLLVAEVRVKDYGNKDNSDLAARYKIKPQEFPAVLLFLQGKTEPIPFVTDKETEFNADNIKRFIKTKSTVYLGLPGCVEQLDRLAEEFKSGGEKERKEILNKAKVFEETLPDTQRTAAKVYVKTMERILEKGDVFVQTEQTRIEGILKGKLSNEKKRSMEERRNILHSFLRRDEL
- the LOC144476044 gene encoding ran-specific GTPase-activating protein → MPENMLNGDHVETEGDNSETQDNEEDGNDNDIDFDPIITLPLIEVSNNEEDEVELIKMRAKLYRYDSSNNPAEWKERGTGEVKLLRHKIKNTVRVVMRRDKTYKICANHFVTPWMELKPNCGSDRAWVWSVLADYADEQLKPELLAIRFANAENASMWKEAFEKAKKIVGTECEIYDSGTSSDVSYSESTDNEEEGKKQTGNETLKVPHSEIEKANNEQEIEKVSNEFEELQVKATEEV